The following coding sequences are from one Beggiatoa alba B18LD window:
- a CDS encoding response regulator has product MNNLRIAIKFFLLSVITISALFFVGLLGVYHVSKTYHSLGAVYTTADITNKVMQEVSIPAEQVRKLTLLIVLTPALEQRTFLYERYKELLKLIDNNLNKYLELAYEEEDIQLIEELKTAWQQYKATSEISVKYALQEQREAAYINASQHESDIFSGLQQKLSAWLNEQLDDVQKLYMQSDEQYQIIYWASLGSIAFAVTVVFFFSFTVARNISIPLHAVKAHLQAIAQGNPQVTPLLHQGKDEIADIVSATEQLRQTMEWTITQANTIAQGNYSQQIKPLSTEDKLGTAIANMNESLRKATSRNELQDWLKTGQTELNDQMSGEQELSLLATNIITFLSVYLNMQVGLFYLVIEPNKRQKVHAPYLTLLASYAYHRRKELANQFEFGESIVGQVALEREPIILTEVPEDYMSIQSGLGKSVPRAIILYPLIYEDVLKGVVELGSFKPFTDAQLEFLKQVTPAIAISINTAQSRLVMQNLLQESQRQADVLQQQTEELQTQSEELQTQQEELRQANEELENRTRELELQKEAIHQQNLSLEKSQEAIELKARELEQASRYKSEFLANMSHELRTPLNSMLILSQLLASNKESNLTEKQVEYAQTIRSAGADLLTLINDILDLSKVEAGKLEIHSEEIILTDLIHATRLKFQHVAEQKQLQFQLNIAPDLPPTLYSDAQRIKQILNNLLSNAFKFTEKGTVTLRITRPQIDVSAYQLVVNKAVAISVEDTGIGIAEEKHHLIFEAFRQADGTTSRRFGGTGLGLSISRQLARLLGGELVIDRTTTALGKGSCFVLYLPERLEFKNHDINAKNASNLPYLAIPLPSSVTMPETAVSEPESTKAILTSETPQDKPTDDREHIQPTDKFILIIEDDPVFAQLLQDIAQEKGFKSLLANDGKTGLQLAQDYQPQAIILDLGLPQIDGWSVMERLKDNANTRHIPIHIMSATDQDKDARQMGAIGYLLKPISMEELGNSFKYIEHFIAKTLKQLLVIVDNVKHRQAIGESIVLQDLQVTYVDTIAKALHNLQTLDIDCVILDVDLADGDGIQFLEQLNQAENTPYPPVIVYADRELSDAEEQRVTTCSQHLTIKSVYSPERLLDEATLFLHQIATHLPPEKQAILRKIHDKALILNGKKVLIADDDMRNTFALGTVLEKHAMQVVIAKNGKKALEILEEQPDIDIILMDIMMPEMDGYEAMRQIRSQPNLRKLPIIALTAKAMKGDKGKAIEAGANDYLSKPVDVDKLISLLRVWLYR; this is encoded by the coding sequence ATGAATAACCTTCGTATTGCTATTAAATTCTTTTTACTCTCGGTTATTACAATCAGTGCCTTGTTTTTTGTCGGTTTACTCGGGGTTTATCATGTGAGTAAAACCTATCATTCTTTAGGTGCTGTTTATACAACGGCTGATATTACAAACAAAGTGATGCAAGAGGTTAGCATCCCTGCGGAACAAGTGCGGAAATTGACATTATTAATTGTTTTAACCCCCGCGCTAGAACAACGCACATTTTTATATGAGCGTTATAAAGAATTGTTAAAACTGATTGATAATAATCTAAATAAATATTTAGAATTAGCTTACGAGGAAGAAGATATTCAATTAATTGAAGAGCTGAAAACAGCGTGGCAACAATATAAAGCGACTTCAGAAATTAGCGTTAAATATGCATTACAAGAACAACGAGAAGCGGCATATATCAACGCAAGCCAGCATGAAAGCGATATTTTTTCAGGATTGCAACAAAAATTGAGCGCGTGGCTTAATGAACAATTAGATGATGTACAAAAACTCTATATGCAATCTGATGAACAATATCAAATTATTTACTGGGCATCTTTAGGCAGTATCGCGTTTGCCGTGACCGTTGTTTTTTTCTTCAGCTTTACCGTTGCGCGAAATATCAGCATTCCGTTACACGCGGTTAAAGCCCATTTACAAGCTATTGCGCAAGGTAATCCGCAAGTTACGCCATTATTGCATCAGGGGAAAGATGAAATTGCCGATATTGTGAGCGCGACGGAACAGTTACGACAAACGATGGAATGGACAATTACGCAAGCGAATACCATTGCTCAAGGTAATTATTCTCAACAAATTAAACCCTTGTCCACAGAGGATAAATTAGGCACTGCCATTGCCAATATGAATGAATCCTTGCGTAAGGCAACCAGCCGTAATGAATTGCAAGATTGGCTGAAAACAGGGCAAACCGAACTCAACGACCAAATGAGTGGCGAACAAGAGTTAAGCCTATTAGCCACTAATATTATTACGTTTTTATCTGTTTATTTAAACATGCAAGTGGGATTATTTTATCTGGTTATAGAACCCAATAAACGCCAAAAAGTTCATGCACCTTATCTCACCTTATTAGCAAGTTATGCGTATCATCGGCGTAAAGAACTGGCGAATCAATTTGAATTTGGTGAAAGTATCGTCGGACAAGTTGCGTTAGAGCGTGAACCGATTATCCTAACTGAAGTGCCTGAAGATTACATGTCAATACAATCAGGCTTAGGCAAATCCGTTCCCCGCGCTATCATACTTTATCCCTTAATTTATGAAGATGTTTTAAAAGGAGTTGTTGAATTAGGCAGTTTTAAACCCTTTACGGATGCCCAATTAGAATTTTTAAAACAAGTGACACCCGCTATTGCAATTTCCATCAATACCGCCCAATCACGCCTTGTAATGCAAAATTTATTACAAGAAAGTCAACGCCAAGCAGATGTTTTACAACAACAAACTGAAGAACTACAAACGCAATCGGAAGAGTTACAAACCCAACAAGAAGAATTACGCCAAGCCAATGAAGAATTAGAAAACCGTACCCGCGAATTGGAGTTGCAAAAAGAAGCAATTCATCAACAAAATCTTAGCTTAGAAAAAAGCCAAGAAGCCATTGAACTCAAAGCCCGCGAATTAGAACAAGCGAGCCGTTATAAATCTGAATTTCTCGCCAATATGTCGCATGAGTTGCGCACCCCTTTAAATAGCATGTTGATTTTGTCGCAGTTATTGGCAAGTAATAAAGAAAGTAATTTAACAGAAAAACAAGTTGAATACGCCCAAACTATCCGCAGCGCAGGCGCGGACTTACTTACACTAATCAATGACATTCTCGATTTATCCAAAGTAGAAGCGGGTAAATTAGAAATTCACAGCGAAGAAATTATCCTCACCGATTTGATTCACGCAACGCGCCTTAAATTTCAACATGTTGCAGAACAAAAACAACTACAGTTTCAACTTAATATTGCCCCCGACTTACCCCCAACCCTCTACAGTGATGCACAACGGATTAAACAGATTTTAAATAATCTCCTCTCCAATGCCTTTAAATTTACCGAAAAAGGCACAGTCACCTTACGCATCACACGCCCACAAATTGATGTCAGTGCTTACCAATTAGTTGTTAATAAAGCAGTTGCGATTAGCGTTGAAGATACAGGCATCGGCATTGCTGAAGAAAAACACCATTTAATTTTTGAAGCCTTTCGCCAAGCCGATGGAACAACCAGCCGCCGTTTTGGCGGTACAGGATTAGGGCTATCTATTTCGCGTCAATTAGCCCGTTTATTGGGGGGCGAATTGGTCATTGACCGCACAACGACTGCCTTAGGTAAGGGGAGTTGCTTTGTTTTATACCTGCCTGAGCGGTTAGAGTTCAAAAACCACGATATTAACGCCAAAAACGCCTCAAACCTTCCTTACTTAGCCATCCCCCTTCCATCATCCGTTACGATGCCAGAAACCGCTGTAAGCGAGCCAGAAAGCACTAAGGCAATACTCACATCAGAAACACCACAAGACAAACCTACGGATGACCGCGAGCATATTCAGCCAACAGATAAATTTATCCTGATTATTGAAGATGACCCCGTTTTTGCGCAATTACTCCAAGATATTGCTCAAGAAAAAGGCTTTAAATCACTACTGGCTAATGACGGTAAAACAGGGCTACAACTCGCGCAAGACTATCAACCGCAAGCCATTATTTTAGACCTCGGATTACCGCAAATAGATGGCTGGAGCGTAATGGAACGCCTCAAAGATAACGCCAATACTCGCCATATTCCTATTCATATCATGTCTGCCACTGACCAAGACAAAGATGCGCGACAAATGGGGGCAATTGGTTATTTACTCAAACCCATCAGCATGGAAGAGCTAGGCAACTCCTTTAAATACATTGAGCATTTTATCGCTAAAACCTTGAAACAATTATTAGTGATTGTAGATAACGTCAAACATCGCCAAGCGATTGGCGAATCGATTGTTTTACAAGATTTACAAGTCACTTATGTCGACACCATCGCTAAAGCTTTGCACAACCTGCAAACCTTAGATATTGATTGCGTGATTTTAGATGTTGACCTTGCTGATGGTGATGGCATTCAATTTTTAGAACAACTTAACCAAGCAGAAAATACGCCCTATCCCCCCGTGATTGTCTATGCTGACCGTGAATTAAGTGATGCAGAAGAACAACGTGTAACCACTTGCAGTCAACATTTAACGATTAAATCCGTGTATTCGCCCGAACGTTTATTAGACGAAGCCACGTTATTCTTACACCAAATCGCCACCCATTTGCCGCCAGAGAAACAAGCTATTTTACGCAAAATTCACGATAAAGCCTTAATTCTCAATGGTAAAAAAGTATTAATTGCTGATGATGATATGCGCAATACTTTTGCATTAGGCACGGTGCTAGAAAAACATGCGATGCAAGTTGTGATTGCTAAGAATGGAAAAAAAGCGTTAGAAATCCTAGAAGAACAACCTGATATTGATATTATCCTCATGGATATTATGATGCCTGAGATGGATGGATATGAAGCCATGCGCCAAATTCGTAGCCAGCCCAATTTACGCAAATTACCCATTATCGCGCTAACCGCAAAAGCCATGAAAGGCGATAAAGGTAAAGCAATAGAGGCAGGCGCGAATGATTATTTATCCAAACCTGTGGACGTAGATAAATTGATTTCACTGTTGCGAGTTTGGCTATATCGCTAA
- the bioD gene encoding dethiobiotin synthase — protein MRKPLIITGTDTEIGKTYCSVKLIQMLVQEGLRVASMKPVATGCYMTPAGLRNDDALQLQSACNVTIPYEWLNPYAFEPPIAPHIAASIVCQNIELTHILHCYEHIKKLADVVIIEGVGGWRVPFNQHDSLKNIAKHLDANIILVVGLRLGCINHALLTAECIQQDGISLAGWIANQIDNQYSAQTTINTLRNTIAAPLLASIPYQQPHEPVEKIMFSEQLLNCIEST, from the coding sequence ATGAGAAAGCCGTTAATTATTACAGGTACAGATACTGAAATTGGCAAAACCTATTGCAGCGTAAAACTGATTCAAATGCTGGTACAAGAAGGCTTACGGGTTGCGAGCATGAAACCTGTTGCAACAGGCTGTTACATGACCCCCGCAGGCTTACGCAATGATGACGCTTTACAACTACAATCTGCCTGTAATGTTACTATTCCTTATGAATGGTTAAACCCATACGCATTTGAACCCCCCATTGCACCCCATATTGCCGCGAGCATCGTCTGCCAAAATATCGAACTTACACACATTCTGCACTGCTATGAACACATCAAAAAACTTGCCGATGTTGTGATTATAGAAGGTGTCGGCGGTTGGCGTGTGCCCTTTAATCAACACGACAGCTTAAAAAATATTGCTAAACACTTGGATGCTAACATTATTCTAGTTGTCGGTTTACGTTTAGGCTGTATTAATCACGCACTACTAACCGCAGAATGCATTCAACAAGATGGCATTTCATTGGCAGGATGGATTGCAAATCAAATAGATAATCAATATTCTGCACAAACAACGATTAATACACTACGCAATACAATTGCCGCCCCCTTACTCGCCTCCATTCCCTACCAACAACCACACGAACCTGTAGAAAAAATTATGTTCAGTGAACAATTATTAAATTGCATTGAATCCACTTAA
- the dusB gene encoding tRNA dihydrouridine synthase DusB, protein MNSLAPLQIGRFTLINNLIVAPMAGVTDRPFRQLCKRLGAGMAVSEMVSVNPQLRHTLKTQRRTDHFGEVEPRCIQIAGADPQLMAEAAQMNVDNGADIIDINMGCPAKKVCHVMAGSALLRDEKLVAQILNAVVNAVSVPVTLKIRTGWNPENRNGVTIAKIAESAGIQSLAVHGRTRTCGYVGAVDYETIAQIKASVQIPVIANGDIDSPEKARYVLEKTGVDGLMIGRAAQGRPWIFREIQHYLMTGNYLAPPTMAEIGEILTTHLANLYAFYGEYSGLRIARKHLSWYLDKHHPDARVFRQQLNTVTSAKEQLQRLQDFLAETCVTRPNQS, encoded by the coding sequence ATGAATTCACTTGCTCCGCTCCAAATTGGACGCTTTACCCTCATAAATAACTTAATTGTTGCACCGATGGCAGGCGTTACCGACCGACCTTTTAGACAACTATGCAAACGCTTAGGCGCGGGCATGGCAGTATCAGAAATGGTATCCGTTAATCCACAACTCCGTCACACCCTCAAAACCCAACGACGTACCGACCATTTTGGCGAAGTCGAACCGCGTTGCATTCAAATTGCAGGCGCAGACCCGCAACTAATGGCAGAAGCCGCACAAATGAATGTCGATAATGGTGCAGATATCATTGATATTAATATGGGTTGTCCTGCAAAAAAAGTTTGTCACGTAATGGCAGGTTCAGCCCTATTACGCGATGAAAAACTGGTTGCACAAATTTTAAACGCCGTCGTCAATGCCGTTTCCGTCCCCGTCACCTTAAAAATTCGCACTGGCTGGAATCCTGAAAATCGTAACGGTGTGACGATTGCAAAAATTGCAGAATCTGCGGGTATTCAATCGCTTGCCGTTCATGGCAGAACCCGTACCTGTGGCTATGTTGGCGCAGTGGACTATGAGACCATCGCACAAATAAAAGCTAGCGTACAAATTCCTGTGATTGCAAACGGCGATATTGATAGCCCAGAAAAAGCCCGCTATGTCTTAGAAAAAACAGGCGTAGATGGCTTAATGATAGGACGCGCAGCACAAGGTCGCCCATGGATTTTTCGAGAAATTCAACACTATTTAATGACAGGTAACTATTTAGCACCACCAACCATGGCAGAAATTGGCGAGATTTTAACGACGCATTTAGCCAATTTATACGCTTTTTACGGGGAATACAGTGGCTTACGCATTGCACGCAAACATTTATCGTGGTATTTAGACAAACATCACCCTGATGCGCGGGTATTTCGTCAACAATTAAATACTGTTACCAGTGCAAAAGAACAATTGCAACGGCTACAAGATTTTTTAGCAGAAACCTGTGTAACTCGTCCTAACCAATCCTAA
- the mshL gene encoding pilus (MSHA type) biogenesis protein MshL: protein MSFSSYQYFWACAFLIVWSMSACAPQPPVPSQGHLNTTQLPKPRANIPPPVIQTPPLPPPQAVQALETYSVTVSNVPVEKLLLALARDANLNIDIHSGITGMVSLNALDQTLPQLLDRISRQANLRYEITNDRVLIVRPDTPELRTYKVSYVNMSREVVSETSIATQVASTGTVAVGEGNTTTTSGNNSTSTIKNVSNNDFWKTLQENIRNLLNEKSDANSQAGDSNITVNPETGILTVRATYRQHQDIQQFLDNVMNSAQRQVLIETTIAEVRLNNQYQAGVDWQRIHGDFRYAQQFLADNLVTAPAYTFAYTNPDSAIGNISATVKMLEEFGTVKVLSSPKLMVLNNQTAILKVVDNRVYFTVDVKVNDTETRTSTTYGTKINTVPVGLIMNVTPQISEAGQVTLNVHPTISRIIGFVNDPNPELASAGVTSPIPEIQVREIESILKVNDGDVAIIGGLMQDTTEQGKTGLPVLSNLPVVGDAFSYRDDTYSKTELIIFLRPVVVKQASLNGDLSDYQQFLPTLTPDNSRPTGLTGH, encoded by the coding sequence ATGTCATTTTCTTCTTATCAATATTTTTGGGCTTGTGCATTCCTTATCGTGTGGTCGATGAGTGCTTGTGCCCCTCAACCTCCAGTCCCTTCACAGGGTCATTTGAATACAACGCAATTACCTAAGCCCAGAGCGAATATTCCACCGCCTGTGATTCAAACGCCCCCGTTACCTCCGCCTCAAGCTGTTCAAGCACTAGAAACTTATTCAGTAACGGTTAGTAATGTGCCTGTGGAAAAGTTGTTACTCGCTTTAGCAAGAGACGCGAATTTAAATATCGATATTCATTCAGGCATTACGGGAATGGTTTCTTTAAACGCCTTAGACCAAACCTTACCGCAATTACTTGATCGTATTTCTCGACAGGCGAATTTGCGTTATGAAATTACAAATGACCGTGTATTAATCGTAAGACCTGACACCCCTGAGTTACGGACTTATAAGGTGAGTTACGTCAATATGAGTCGGGAAGTCGTCAGTGAAACGTCGATTGCAACACAAGTGGCAAGTACAGGGACAGTAGCGGTAGGAGAGGGGAATACAACAACGACATCAGGAAATAATTCTACGTCAACGATTAAAAATGTTTCTAACAATGATTTTTGGAAAACATTGCAAGAAAATATTCGCAATTTGTTAAATGAAAAATCGGATGCAAATAGTCAAGCAGGGGATAGTAATATCACGGTAAATCCTGAAACAGGCATTTTAACGGTACGTGCAACCTATCGTCAGCATCAGGATATTCAGCAGTTTTTAGATAATGTGATGAATAGTGCACAACGGCAGGTGTTGATTGAGACCACCATTGCAGAAGTACGATTGAATAATCAGTATCAAGCGGGTGTCGATTGGCAACGCATTCATGGCGATTTTCGTTATGCACAGCAATTTTTAGCGGATAATTTAGTAACAGCGCCTGCTTATACCTTTGCGTACACAAATCCAGATAGTGCTATTGGCAATATTTCAGCAACAGTGAAAATGCTGGAAGAGTTTGGCACGGTTAAAGTGTTATCTAGTCCAAAATTGATGGTGTTGAATAACCAAACCGCTATTTTAAAAGTGGTGGATAATCGGGTGTATTTCACTGTAGATGTGAAGGTAAATGATACGGAAACTCGTACTAGTACAACATATGGAACAAAGATTAATACTGTTCCTGTCGGTTTAATCATGAATGTCACACCGCAAATTAGTGAAGCGGGACAAGTCACATTAAATGTACATCCGACAATTTCGAGAATTATTGGTTTTGTGAATGACCCTAATCCAGAACTGGCAAGTGCGGGCGTAACGAGTCCTATACCTGAAATTCAAGTACGTGAAATTGAATCGATTTTAAAAGTGAATGATGGGGATGTGGCGATTATTGGCGGTTTGATGCAGGACACGACAGAACAGGGTAAAACGGGTTTGCCTGTACTTTCTAATTTGCCTGTTGTCGGTGATGCCTTTAGTTATCGTGATGATACCTATTCAAAGACAGAGTTGATTATTTTCTTGCGTCCTGTTGTGGTAAAGCAAGCGAGTTTAAACGGTGATTTATCAGACTATCAGCAGTTTTTGCCCACACTAACGCCTGATAATAGTCGCCCGACGGGATTAACAGGACATTGA
- a CDS encoding PAS domain-containing hybrid sensor histidine kinase/response regulator, translating to MDGTTSATSDHKQASDKEVIAALQAQIKQFQDQQYELATQNASLRQRLATTSFYQAILAHSQEAIAVRDMNNRLVYYNALYLQIFQHTSTSIAQLDGQALAEYPAETLQLLQQTIIPQVLHTHTWVGKLTLQTRQHQVFTANQRFIAITDAIGQVTHIACLTETTRLSTASSTVQPTPYLIHCLNQLIPQFFYIFDLKSEKYIYLNERLTQFLGYGSVTIQQLGGQLFNQFVHDEDLAQFQQKRRGLETSQTGEIVITDYRMRNPILQNQWHWFRGREMVFMRDEAGNATQILGEIEDITAYKQLEQALSQHEKRFELAIRGMNEGLWEWDLVKNTLCYFPRWLEIVGYQSDELAIDVATWQALIHPDDLTTVIQTLQAYLQGHLPYYEASYRLHHKAGHYVWVLDRGVADRNTQGMAYHLVGAITDLTVQLHVEAELRKAKETAEAANSAKSIFLANISHELRTPLNAILGYVQFCAADKHLSQERRHDINIIQRNGEHLLTLINDVLDLAKIESGYLSLEPNRCYLGKLLKETLEIFHLQAHHKNIKLTFTTHSHLPDIIHIDEKRLRQILINLLSNALKFTQIGFITLQLEFDNEKLQIQVKDTGIGIAPEYLDKIFLPFYQIGNNEEIKRVEGTGLGLTITKTVVELLKGKLEIHSELGKGSTFQVELPIQKISQPLDLPAKSPVIIGFTNPSPLILVVDDNATNRLMLKRLLQEVGFNVEEAINGEDALIQANLLHPQVIFMDIVMPIMSGYEAVRRLRQQDEFKKTIIIAISANAFNDSKTNSLIIGCNDFIAKPFQHELLLNCLQKFLDLNWIYEPILEQSSISSLQQTYSDTPNRVALSPEQAKYLYDLTQQGDVYGVMEYAKQLADTQENLRAICEEIAELALELREEEIYKRLQPYLQ from the coding sequence ATGGACGGGACTACAAGCGCAACCTCAGACCATAAACAAGCTTCTGATAAAGAGGTTATTGCGGCATTACAAGCGCAAATTAAACAGTTTCAAGACCAGCAATATGAGTTAGCAACGCAAAATGCAAGTTTACGGCAACGATTAGCAACGACATCGTTTTATCAGGCTATTTTAGCGCATTCACAAGAAGCCATTGCAGTGCGCGACATGAATAATCGGTTGGTTTATTACAATGCATTATATTTACAAATTTTTCAGCATACATCTACCAGCATTGCACAGTTAGATGGGCAGGCATTGGCTGAATATCCAGCAGAAACCTTGCAGTTATTGCAGCAAACAATAATCCCGCAGGTGTTGCATACGCATACATGGGTCGGAAAATTAACGCTACAAACAAGGCAACATCAAGTATTTACTGCTAATCAACGGTTTATCGCCATTACAGACGCTATCGGGCAAGTGACACATATCGCTTGTTTGACAGAAACAACACGGCTTTCTACAGCATCCTCCACCGTACAACCCACACCGTATCTGATTCACTGTTTAAATCAATTGATTCCGCAGTTTTTTTATATTTTTGATTTAAAATCTGAAAAATATATTTATTTAAATGAACGCTTAACCCAGTTTTTAGGATATGGCTCAGTGACCATTCAACAACTTGGCGGGCAATTATTTAATCAATTTGTTCATGATGAAGATTTAGCGCAATTTCAGCAAAAACGACGGGGATTAGAAACCAGTCAAACAGGAGAGATAGTTATCACGGATTATCGGATGCGTAATCCTATCTTGCAAAATCAGTGGCATTGGTTTCGTGGGCGGGAAATGGTCTTTATGCGTGATGAGGCGGGCAACGCTACGCAGATTCTGGGTGAAATAGAGGACATTACCGCCTATAAACAGTTAGAACAAGCATTAAGTCAGCATGAAAAACGCTTTGAATTGGCTATACGAGGAATGAATGAGGGTTTATGGGAATGGGATTTAGTTAAAAATACGCTGTGTTATTTTCCACGTTGGTTAGAAATTGTTGGTTATCAATCGGATGAATTAGCAATAGATGTCGCAACATGGCAAGCCCTGATTCATCCTGATGACCTTACAACCGTTATCCAGACATTACAAGCCTATTTACAAGGTCATCTCCCCTACTATGAAGCGAGTTATCGTTTACACCATAAAGCAGGGCATTATGTATGGGTTTTAGACCGTGGCGTCGCTGATAGAAACACGCAAGGCATGGCGTATCATTTAGTGGGCGCAATCACTGATTTAACTGTACAACTACACGTCGAAGCAGAGTTACGCAAGGCAAAAGAAACCGCTGAAGCGGCAAATTCAGCAAAAAGTATCTTTTTAGCCAATATCAGCCATGAATTGCGTACCCCGCTCAATGCAATTTTAGGCTATGTGCAGTTTTGCGCGGCAGATAAACATTTAAGTCAAGAGCGACGGCATGATATTAATATTATTCAACGTAATGGCGAGCATTTACTGACATTGATTAATGACGTTTTAGACCTTGCTAAAATTGAATCAGGTTATTTATCTTTAGAGCCAAATCGTTGTTATTTAGGAAAATTATTAAAAGAGACTTTAGAGATTTTCCATCTACAAGCACATCACAAAAATATTAAACTCACCTTTACAACACATTCACATTTACCTGATATTATTCATATTGATGAAAAACGCTTACGGCAGATTTTAATCAATTTACTCAGTAACGCGCTGAAATTTACTCAAATCGGTTTTATTACCTTACAACTGGAGTTTGATAACGAAAAATTACAAATTCAGGTTAAAGACACGGGTATCGGCATTGCTCCTGAATATTTGGATAAAATCTTTTTACCGTTTTATCAAATTGGTAATAATGAAGAAATCAAGCGGGTAGAAGGCACAGGACTTGGCTTAACCATTACTAAAACCGTTGTAGAACTGTTAAAAGGAAAATTAGAGATTCACAGTGAATTAGGAAAAGGTAGCACGTTTCAAGTTGAATTACCGATTCAGAAAATTTCACAACCTTTAGATTTACCTGCAAAATCACCTGTAATTATTGGTTTTACCAATCCCTCTCCATTGATTTTAGTTGTTGATGATAATGCAACCAATCGTTTGATGTTAAAGCGATTATTACAAGAAGTTGGTTTTAATGTTGAAGAAGCCATTAATGGCGAGGATGCCTTAATACAAGCGAATTTATTACATCCTCAAGTCATTTTTATGGATATTGTCATGCCGATTATGAGTGGATATGAAGCCGTGCGCCGTTTGCGTCAACAAGATGAGTTTAAAAAAACGATTATTATTGCTATTTCTGCTAATGCGTTTAATGATAGTAAAACCAATAGTTTAATTATTGGCTGTAATGATTTTATTGCTAAACCATTTCAACATGAATTACTGCTTAACTGTTTACAAAAGTTTTTAGATTTAAATTGGATTTATGAGCCAATTTTAGAACAATCGAGTATTTCATCCTTACAACAAACCTATTCCGATACACCGAACAGGGTTGCTTTATCGCCAGAACAAGCTAAATATCTTTATGATTTAACACAGCAAGGAGACGTTTACGGCGTGATGGAATACGCTAAACAGTTGGCAGATACACAGGAAAATTTACGTGCAATTTGTGAAGAAATCGCAGAACTCGCTTTAGAATTACGAGAAGAAGAAATTTATAAACGTTTACAACCTTATTTACAGTAA